The following DNA comes from Vicinamibacterales bacterium.
TCGAGCGCGGCTGCCACCGCCGCGACGTGTTCCGGCCGGCCGGTGCCCGCGTCGACGAGCGCCGGTTCGCGTCCGCGGATCAGCCACGTGTTGTTGCCGGTCGGCCCGGTCCACTCCGACGGATTGCCGGCCGGGACGAGCACCGCGCGCGAATCACCCATCGGAGCAGCATACGATGGACGGATGCCGCTGCTCGCGCTGCTGATGATGCTGGCCCAGGCAGGGACTCCCGACATGCTGGTGTCGCGGCAGCTTCTCGAGCGCGAGCATCTCGCGATCGGCCAGCTCGTCGAGCTGTCGCCTGATGCGGCCGGCGCCGACGCGAAGCGATTCCGCATCGCCGGCGTCTACGACCCGGTTCCCGATCCCATGCGTTTTGCGCAGCCGAGGCGCGAAGCTCGCGTGCACCTGCCGGACCTGCACGACACGGCCGTCACGACGATCAACGTCCGGCTGGCGACGCCAGGGGATGCGGCCGCCTTCGCCGCCAGCGTGGCGCAGCGGCTCCCCGGCCTCACCGCCCGCCCCACATCGGCGCCGGACGATCGCGCGGCGACCTTTGCCGTACTCGACCGCTTCCACCTGGCGATCGCCATCGTCACGGTGTTCGGCAGCGGCGCGTTCCTGCTTGCACTGATGGTCATGCTCGTCGACGAGCGGCGCGAGACGATGGCGACGCTGCGGCTGATCGGATTCACTCGCGGACGACTATTGACGCAGGTGCTCGTCGAGGGCGCCAGCATCGCCGTGATCGGCGTCGCGTTCGGCGTGGCGATCGCGCTCGCGGCCCAGCCGGCGTTCAACCGCTTCTTTCAGTGGCGCTACGACACGTCGCTGATTTTCCTCCAGGTCACGCCGGCGATCGTCGTGCGGTCGGCAATCATCGCGCTGCCGGTCGGCGTGCTCGCCAGCCTCGCGGCCGGCTGGACCATCCTGCGGCGGCGGACGCTCGCGAGAATCCGGCGGTGACGCGTCTGGCTTTTCGATTTGCCTGGCTGCGCGTGCGGCGCGAACCGGGACGGACCGCGCTTGCCGTGCTCGGGGTTGCGGCCATCGGCGCGCTGCTCTTCGACATGCTCCTGCTCTCGAACGGCCTTCTCGTGTCGTTCCGCGAGCGGCTCGATCGCTCCCGGTTCGACGTGAGGGTGATGGCGAGCGACAGCGCGAGCATCGCCGGGCCGCCGATCGAGAAGGTCGCCTCGCTCGTGTCGGCGCTGCGGCGCCTGCCGACCATCTCCGCGGTGCAGCGTGTGTCGCTGGGATCGGCCGACGTCGAGGGGCGCGGCGCGGGGCGTCAGATCGCGATCGTCGGCGTCGATCCCTCACAGCCGGTGCCCTGGACTATCGCGCCCGGCCGGGCGCGGGCGTCATCCGAGGCGCCGTTCACGATCGTCGTCAATCGCAACGTCGAGCGGCAGCTCGGGCTGGAGCCCGGCACCCCGGTGTCGCTGCGCGGCCGCTGCGGCGGCGCCGCGCCGCCTCTGCCGCTGACCGTCGTGGTCGAGGCCATCGCTGACTTCCAGAACGACGCCGCGGACGCGCTCAGCGCGGCGCTGTCGTATCGCGCGTTCGCCGCGCTCTGCGGCGGCTCCGATCCCGATCGCGCCGACATGCTGCTCGTCGCCTCGCGACAGGACGCCGACCAGGCGGCGGCGGCGATCCGGTCGATCGCGCCGTCGCTGTACGTGGTGACCAACGCAGAACTCGTCGAGCGGTTCAGCCGTGTCGAGTTCTCCTATTTCCGCCAGCTGTCGAGCGTGCTGACGACCGTCACGCTCTTCTTCGGGCTGCTGCTGGTAGCGGTGCTGCTGACCGTCTCCGTGAACCAGCAGCTGGGCGAAATCGCGGCGCTCCGCGCGCTCGGTCTGTCGCGGCGGCGCGTCGTCGCCGGCGTGTTCTTCGAGTCGCTGCTGCTCGTCGGCATCGGCGGCGCGGTGGCGGTGCCGTTGGGAGCCGCGCTTTCGCTGTGGCTGGACGCCATCCTGCGCTCGCTGCCCGGCATTCCGGCGGACGCGCACTTCTTCGTCTTCACGCCACGCGCGGTGGTGCTGCACGCGTCGTTGATGGCCGTGGGCGCCGTCGCCGCGGCGCTTTACCCGATGCGGCTGGTCGCGACGCTCCCGGTGGCGGCGACGCTGCGGCGCGAGGTTGGATCGTGAGCATTCCTGTGATCGAAGCCCGCGAGGTGTCGCGGGTTTTTCCGATGCCGGCCGGACCGGTACGGGCGCTGCGCGGCGTGTCGCTCGGCATCGCGTCCGGCGACTACGTCAGCATCGTCGGGCCGTCAGGATGCGGCAAGAGCACTTTGCTCAGCCTGCTCGGCTGCATCGACGTGCCGACGAGTGGCAAAGTGCTCGTCGACGGCGAGGACGTGAGCCGCCTGCCGGACGCCACGCGGAGCCGGCTGCGGCTGCGCCGCCTCGGGTTCGTCTTCCA
Coding sequences within:
- a CDS encoding ABC transporter permease, with the translated sequence MPLLALLMMLAQAGTPDMLVSRQLLEREHLAIGQLVELSPDAAGADAKRFRIAGVYDPVPDPMRFAQPRREARVHLPDLHDTAVTTINVRLATPGDAAAFAASVAQRLPGLTARPTSAPDDRAATFAVLDRFHLAIAIVTVFGSGAFLLALMVMLVDERRETMATLRLIGFTRGRLLTQVLVEGASIAVIGVAFGVAIALAAQPAFNRFFQWRYDTSLIFLQVTPAIVVRSAIIALPVGVLASLAAGWTILRRRTLARIRR
- a CDS encoding FtsX-like permease family protein yields the protein MTRLAFRFAWLRVRREPGRTALAVLGVAAIGALLFDMLLLSNGLLVSFRERLDRSRFDVRVMASDSASIAGPPIEKVASLVSALRRLPTISAVQRVSLGSADVEGRGAGRQIAIVGVDPSQPVPWTIAPGRARASSEAPFTIVVNRNVERQLGLEPGTPVSLRGRCGGAAPPLPLTVVVEAIADFQNDAADALSAALSYRAFAALCGGSDPDRADMLLVASRQDADQAAAAIRSIAPSLYVVTNAELVERFSRVEFSYFRQLSSVLTTVTLFFGLLLVAVLLTVSVNQQLGEIAALRALGLSRRRVVAGVFFESLLLVGIGGAVAVPLGAALSLWLDAILRSLPGIPADAHFFVFTPRAVVLHASLMAVGAVAAALYPMRLVATLPVAATLRREVGS